The following coding sequences lie in one Capsicum annuum cultivar UCD-10X-F1 chromosome 5, UCD10Xv1.1, whole genome shotgun sequence genomic window:
- the LOC107853724 gene encoding glutamate decarboxylase: MVLSKAASEFDLSVHSTFASRYVRVSLPRFKIPDNSIPKDAAYQIINDELMLDGNPRLNLASFVTTWMEPECDKLIMDSINKNYVDMDEYPVTTELQNRCVNMIAHLFNAPLGEGEAAVGVGTVGSSEAIMLAGLAFKRKWQNKMKAQGKPHDKPNIVTGANVQVCWEKFARYFEVELKEVKLEDGYYVMDPEKAVEMVDENTICVAAILGSTLNGEFEDVKRLNDLLVEKNNETGWDTPIHVDAASGGFIAPFIYPEIEWDFRLPLVKSINVSGHKYGLVYAGIGWVIWRNKEDLPEELIFHINYLGADQPTFTLNFSKGSSQVIAQYYQLIRLGYEGYKNVMENCEENARVLREGLEKTGKFNIVSKEIGVPLVAFSLKDNSRHNEFEISDHLRRFGWIVPAYTMPPNAEHMTVLRVVIREDFSRTLAERLVNDIVKVLNDIDALPARVSAKLAAATEEREGVQKKTAMEVQLEITNIWKKFVADKKKTKNVIC, from the exons gtTTAAGATACCAGATAATTCAATACCAAAGGATGCAGCATATCAAATAATAAATGATGAATTAATGTTGGATGGAAATCCAAGGTTAAATTTAGCATCATTTGTGACAACATGGATGGAACCAGAGTGTGATAAGCTAATTATGGATTCAATTAACAAGAACTATGTTGACATGGATGAATATCCTGTCACCACTGAGCTTCAG AATAGATGTGTAAACATGATAGCACATTTGTTTAATGCACCACTGGGTGAGGGTGAAGCGGCTGTTGGTGTTGGAACAGTTGGATCCTCAGAAGCCATTATGCTTGCTGGATTAGCCTTTAAGAGAAAATGGCAAAACAAAATGAAGGCCCAAGGGAAACCCCATGACAAACCCAATATTGTTACTGGGGCCAATGTCCAG gTATGTTGGGAGAAATTTGCAAGgtattttgaagtagaattaaaAGAAGTGAAATTAGAGGATGGATATTATGTGATGGACCCTGAGAAAGCTGTGGAAATGGTTGATGAAAATACTATTTGTGTAGCTGCTATTTTGGGTTCAACACTTAATGGAGAATTTGAAGATGTTAAACGTTTGAATGATCTCTTGGTTGAGAAGAATAATGAAACTGG GTGGGACACACCAATTCATGTTGATGCAGCAAGTGGTGGATTCATTGCCCCATTTATTTATCCAGAAATTGAATGGGATTTTAGATTACCATTAGTGAAAAGTATTAATGTAAGTGGTCATAAATATGGTCTTGTTTATGCTGGTATTGGTTGGGTTATTTGGAGAAACAAAGAAGATTTGCCTGAAGAACTTATTTTCCACATCAATTATCTTGGTGCTGATCAACCTACTTTCACTCTTAACTTCTCTAAag GTTCTAGCCAAGTAATTGCACAATATTATCAACTTATTCGCTTAGGTTATGAG GGATACAAGAATGTTATGGAGAATTGTGAAGAAAATGCAAGGGTACTAAGAGAAGGACTTGAAAAGACAGGAAAATTCAACATAGTTTCCAAAGAAATTGGTGTCCCATTGGTAGCATTCTCACTAAAAGACAATAGTAGACACAATGAATTCGAGATTTCAGATCACCTTAGAAGGTTTGGGTGGATCGTGCCAGCTTACACGATGCCACCCAATGCTGAGCACATGACCGTACTCAGAGTTGTGATCCGGGAAGACTTTTCCCGGACATTGGCTGAGAGGCTCGTGAATGACATTGTAAAAGTCCTTAATGATATAGACGCTCTCCCGGCTAGGGTCTCGGCTAAGTTAGCCGCGGCGACCGAGGAGCGTGAAGGTGTGCAAAAGAAAACAGCAATGGAAGTGCAATTGGAAATCACCAATATATGGAAGAAATTTGTTGCTGataaaaagaaaaccaaaaatgtaatttgttaa
- the LOC107853668 gene encoding zinc finger protein SHOOT GRAVITROPISM 5 translates to MLASHSFLFGSPSNYSDQFSSPENGFIIKRKRRPAGTPDPDAQVVYLTAEMLMESDRYVCEICNLSFQREQNLQMHRRRHKVPWKLKKKRDQEEEKNEMDQVIKKRVYVCPEPSCVHHDPCHALGDLVGIKKHFRRKHSNYKQWICQKCNKGYAVQSDYKAHIKTCGTRGHSCDCGRVFSRVETFIEHQDSCKPQSSTTTTTTKECHDVQTTNPIFLPTTTTTTHHPHDQYSRILPNLDLELFTSPNYNNQNTNYYSPFEQQNEHTPQSNMSSFVGQSHDNYIVQNNEAKNIIEEATTQVSRLKSEANEILKIVMEEKAMAEEKRQEAKCLIELANLEMAKAREITQSIIGSSSSSHVMKIIKCSSCTNLSNYLSSSIYRR, encoded by the exons ATGTTAGCTAGCCACTCTTTCTTGTTTGGTTCTCCTTCTAATTATTCTGATCAATTTTCTTCACCAGAAAATGGTTttattatcaaaagaaaaagaagaccgGCTGGTACTCCag ATCCTGATGCACAAGTTGTATATCTTACAGCTGAGATGTTAATGGAATCTGATCGTTACGTTTGTGAAATTTGCAATCTTAGCTTTCAAAGAGAACAAAATCTTCAGATGCACCGGCGCCGCCATAAGGTTCCATGGAAGTTGAAGAAGAAG CGTGATcaggaagaagagaaaaatgagatGGATCAAGTGATTAAGAAGAGAGTATATGTGTGTCCAGAGCCAAGTTGTGTGCACCATGATCCTTGCCATGCACTAGGTGATCTTGTGGGAATCAAAAAACATTTTAGAAGAAAACATAGCAATTACAAACAATGGATTTGTCAAAAATGCAACAAAGGTTATGCTGTTCAATCAGATTACAAAGCTCACATCAAAACTTGTGGGACTAGAGGACATTCTTGTGATTGTGGAAGAGTTTTCTCTAG AGTTGAAACATTTATTGAACATCAAGATTCATGCAAACCACaaagtagtactactactacAACCACTAAAGAATGTCATGATGTACAAACAACAAATCCAATTTTCTTGCCTACAACAACTACTACTACTCATCATCCACATGACCAATATTCAAGAATATTGCCtaatcttgatcttgaacttttcaCTTCTCCAAATTACAACAACCAAAACACAAACTATTATTCTCCCTTTGAACAACAAAATGAACATACCCCACaatcaaatatgtcatcattTGTTGGTCAAAGTCATGACAATTACATAGTCCAAAACAATGAAGCCAAAAACATCATTGAAGAAGCAACAACACAAGTGTCAAGATTGAAAAGTGAAGCAAATGAAATACTCAAAATAGTAATGGAAGAAAAAGCAATGGCTGAAGAAAAAAGACAAGAAGCAAAATGTTTGATTGAATTAGCCAATCTTGAAATGGCAAAGGCAAGAGAAATTACACAAAGTATTATTggctcatcatcatcatcacatgtcatgaagataataaaatgtagctcttgtactaatttaAGTAATTATTTGTCATCTTCAATTtatagaagatga